Proteins co-encoded in one Bacteroidota bacterium genomic window:
- a CDS encoding LON peptidase substrate-binding domain-containing protein — protein MAKILAHFPLNVMILPGEKMRLHIFEPRYKQLITECLATEKTFGIPFVASSKLLNMGSEVKVTKLITKFANGEMDIEIEGVSMFYLIDFEDPMAGKLYAGGQVERIENSDCSDDTQLINFFCSFYTTFNGKKLTNESLQNIRVFDLARWLNLNNQQKYELADLKSARSRQLYLVHQMRFLLLIKEQEKKLKNNFLLN, from the coding sequence ATGGCCAAAATACTTGCGCATTTTCCGTTGAATGTAATGATATTACCCGGCGAAAAAATGCGTCTTCATATTTTTGAACCACGCTATAAGCAGCTAATAACAGAGTGTTTAGCTACAGAAAAAACATTTGGAATTCCCTTCGTTGCAAGTTCAAAATTATTAAATATGGGCTCGGAGGTGAAGGTTACGAAGCTGATTACAAAATTTGCGAATGGAGAAATGGACATAGAAATAGAAGGTGTTTCCATGTTTTATTTGATTGATTTTGAAGATCCAATGGCAGGAAAACTTTATGCCGGCGGTCAAGTTGAACGAATTGAAAATTCGGATTGTAGTGATGATACTCAACTTATCAATTTCTTTTGTTCGTTTTACACTACCTTTAACGGGAAAAAACTAACCAACGAAAGCCTCCAAAACATACGAGTTTTTGATCTTGCCCGTTGGCTCAATTTAAACAATCAACAAAAGTATGAGTTGGCCGATCTTAAGTCAGCACGCTCACGTCAACTATACTTAGTGCATCAGATGCGGTTCTTATTGCTAATCAAAGAACAGGAAAAAAAGCTAAAGAATAATTTCTTATTAAATTAG
- a CDS encoding ATP-dependent zinc protease, whose protein sequence is MNTTTKISIGRREKVSFPELELQLVDAKIDTGAYTAALHCSKIWIDESKGVPTLCFKILDHTHPRYSEKTHEFLVFGKRKIKNSSGIFESRFTIKTPIKIGRKKIQATLSLTDRAGMKYPVLIGRKLLHNRFIVDVTALNLLEKKTK, encoded by the coding sequence GTGAATACTACAACAAAAATAAGTATTGGCAGAAGAGAAAAGGTTTCCTTTCCTGAACTGGAGCTTCAGTTGGTTGATGCAAAAATAGATACAGGAGCTTATACTGCGGCGCTGCATTGCAGTAAAATTTGGATTGACGAAAGCAAGGGTGTGCCGACTTTGTGTTTTAAAATACTTGACCATACACATCCCCGCTATAGCGAAAAAACACATGAGTTTTTAGTATTTGGAAAACGAAAAATTAAAAATTCGAGTGGAATTTTTGAAAGCCGCTTTACAATTAAAACGCCCATAAAAATTGGTCGAAAGAAAATTCAAGCAACACTTTCCTTAACCGATAGAGCAGGTATGAAGTATCCGGTATTGATAGGTCGTAAATTACTGCACAATCGATTTATTGTGGACGTAACAGCGTTGAACCTACTAGAGAAAAAAACAAAATAA
- a CDS encoding collagen-like protein has product MNRLNYFLFVGIWFASLCFTHAQSPQGLNYQAVARDAAGNELINKSLAVQIAIHQSNATGTIVYSENHLVNTNPFGLFTLVIGSVDTTIFATINWASGPYFLEILLDTSATSTNFVSMGTTQFMSVPYALYAKVSGNGPQGLPGPQGIQGAQGPPGPQGSTGLTGPQGIQGAIGPQGLQGLQGIQGDPGPQGPQGPTGPTGQQGPIGLTGPAGPQGIQGVAGPAGATGPQGIPGSQDAWSRIGNAATNATTNFIGTTDSVSFILKTNNTERLRVLANGRLGIGTSNPGSKFSIHDVAAKQSIFSFNAGINAGQLELGLARGTQANPLAVQANDLLGKLVFSGFNGVNFSPSASIESRSSQAFTTSGNGSVLEFKTTRDDSTASTTRMIIDNNGRVGIGKNPVQTLDVKGTINVSGGFGNEVNRSNTSNADLLPIAYGSVDLNGNILTSNSGNFILFKLGTGVYEIDFTDGFNSINFTVLATLSSGPGEIAASNSLTGSLPGKFKIRTYNSTGTPVDKDFNFVVYKP; this is encoded by the coding sequence ATGAATAGATTAAACTATTTTTTATTTGTTGGAATATGGTTTGCGAGCTTGTGTTTTACACATGCACAATCTCCGCAAGGGCTCAATTATCAAGCTGTTGCACGAGATGCTGCAGGAAATGAACTCATCAACAAATCATTGGCAGTTCAAATTGCCATTCATCAATCCAACGCGACCGGTACCATAGTTTATTCAGAAAATCACTTGGTGAATACCAATCCATTTGGACTTTTTACCTTGGTAATTGGTTCTGTTGACACAACAATTTTCGCTACAATTAACTGGGCAAGCGGACCTTACTTTTTAGAAATTTTACTCGATACAAGTGCAACTTCTACTAATTTTGTTTCCATGGGAACCACCCAATTTATGTCGGTTCCCTATGCTTTGTATGCTAAAGTTTCAGGGAATGGTCCACAGGGTTTGCCGGGCCCACAAGGTATTCAAGGTGCACAAGGTCCACCCGGCCCGCAAGGATCAACCGGACTTACTGGTCCACAAGGTATTCAAGGGGCAATAGGACCACAGGGTTTACAAGGGTTGCAAGGAATTCAAGGTGATCCGGGTCCACAAGGACCGCAAGGACCAACAGGCCCAACAGGGCAGCAAGGCCCAATTGGACTTACCGGACCAGCCGGACCACAAGGAATTCAAGGTGTTGCAGGACCAGCCGGAGCTACCGGACCACAAGGAATACCGGGAAGTCAGGATGCTTGGAGCCGCATAGGCAATGCTGCTACTAATGCTACTACCAATTTTATTGGAACAACCGATTCGGTATCCTTTATCCTAAAAACGAATAATACAGAGCGTTTGCGGGTACTGGCGAATGGCCGGTTGGGTATTGGAACCAGCAATCCCGGGAGTAAATTTTCGATTCACGACGTTGCGGCCAAACAATCTATTTTTTCGTTTAATGCTGGAATTAATGCAGGACAATTGGAGCTTGGTTTAGCAAGAGGAACACAAGCTAATCCACTTGCAGTTCAGGCAAACGACCTGTTAGGAAAACTTGTTTTTTCGGGATTCAACGGCGTTAACTTTTCACCTTCAGCTTCCATCGAAAGCCGCAGTTCACAGGCATTTACAACAAGCGGAAACGGCTCTGTGTTGGAATTTAAAACCACGCGCGACGATAGTACCGCCAGTACCACCCGAATGATTATTGACAACAATGGTAGAGTTGGTATCGGAAAAAATCCCGTTCAAACATTGGATGTAAAAGGAACCATAAATGTAAGCGGAGGCTTTGGCAATGAAGTAAATCGAAGCAATACCAGCAATGCCGATTTGCTCCCAATAGCCTATGGTTCGGTTGACTTGAATGGGAATATTTTAACATCCAATTCAGGGAATTTTATCCTATTTAAGTTGGGAACCGGCGTGTATGAAATAGATTTTACAGATGGCTTTAATTCCATCAATTTTACAGTATTGGCAACACTTTCATCAGGTCCCGGCGAAATAGCTGCGAGCAATTCATTAACAGGATCCTTACCGGGAAAATTTAAAATAAGAACCTACAACTCAACAGGAACGCCGGTTGACAAAGATTTCAATTTTGTGGTTTACAAACCCTAA
- a CDS encoding DUF1572 family protein: MEKTNDYLESVKKQFEYYKMLGEKTIAQLSDEKLFMQFNEESNSIATIVKHLWGNMLSRWTDFLTSDGEKEWRRRDAEFDNDIADRKELLEKWNEGWDCLFNAINPLTENDLNREIFIRNQGHTVTEALNRQLAHYSYHIGQIVFIGKLICNEKWTSLSIPKGNSKEYNADKFAQPKHKQHFTEEYINKKK, translated from the coding sequence ATGGAAAAGACAAACGACTATTTAGAGAGTGTAAAAAAGCAGTTTGAATATTACAAAATGCTTGGAGAAAAAACAATTGCTCAACTTTCAGACGAAAAGCTTTTCATGCAATTCAATGAAGAAAGTAATAGTATTGCTACCATTGTAAAACATCTGTGGGGAAATATGCTTTCGCGATGGACGGACTTTTTAACTTCTGACGGAGAGAAGGAATGGCGGCGCAGAGATGCTGAATTTGACAATGATATTGCCGATAGAAAAGAACTTTTAGAGAAATGGAATGAAGGTTGGGATTGCTTGTTTAATGCAATAAATCCTTTGACAGAAAACGATTTGAATCGGGAAATATTTATTCGAAACCAAGGACATACTGTAACTGAAGCGTTAAACAGACAGCTTGCACATTACTCATACCACATTGGACAAATTGTTTTTATTGGAAAATTAATCTGTAATGAAAAGTGGACCTCACTTTCAATTCCTAAAGGAAACTCGAAAGAATACAATGCTGATAAATTTGCACAACCGAAGCATAAACAGCACTTTACTGAGGAGTATATAAACAAAAAAAAGTAG
- a CDS encoding glycosyltransferase — protein MALMQGQDSMKGNWYLRFFKGKKIELVSHSAFNASVFQQSTGAMCKHIIPFGVDYEHIYKEWQVEYTKRSIDIIGVGSLLPVKNYTLFLELISELKTSFPGLRVVILGEGPQRVLLQHKINSLGLMETVVLKGFVGVRAELFKLLNQSKIFLHTSTHEGQCYAFMEAYAYGLEVVSFDVGYLPNTNKSHRCNNKAEMLECLKSLLFSELSMEVIPVRSMQDTAKELNALLV, from the coding sequence ATGGCATTAATGCAAGGGCAAGATTCAATGAAAGGAAATTGGTACTTGCGTTTTTTTAAAGGAAAGAAAATAGAATTAGTGAGCCACTCTGCTTTTAATGCAAGCGTGTTTCAGCAAAGTACCGGTGCAATGTGCAAACACATTATACCATTTGGTGTAGACTATGAGCATATTTACAAGGAATGGCAGGTTGAATACACTAAGCGAAGTATTGATATAATAGGTGTTGGAAGTTTACTGCCGGTTAAGAACTATACCTTGTTTTTAGAATTAATCAGCGAATTAAAAACCAGTTTCCCTGGTTTGCGTGTGGTTATTTTAGGGGAAGGACCGCAACGCGTATTATTACAACACAAAATTAATTCACTTGGTTTAATGGAAACAGTTGTTTTAAAAGGATTCGTTGGGGTACGTGCCGAATTATTTAAACTACTCAATCAATCAAAAATATTTTTGCATACTAGCACACACGAAGGGCAATGTTATGCATTTATGGAAGCCTATGCTTACGGTTTGGAAGTGGTTAGTTTTGATGTTGGATACCTTCCCAATACCAACAAAAGCCATCGCTGCAATAACAAAGCAGAAATGCTGGAATGTCTGAAAAGTTTATTGTTCAGCGAATTGAGTATGGAGGTTATTCCTGTGCGTTCAATGCAAGACACGGCAAAGGAGTTAAATGCATTGCTCGTTTAG
- a CDS encoding OmpA family protein, producing the protein MKKTLSVSLTSFALALLLSGCTSYYLKKANREYESYNYVTAIEGYRKVLKSTQSNQAVIRLADSYRLINKSDKAEEAYAEVVKIKDVDPVNFYYYAKALINNGKRDAAKPWLDKYLSAKPDDKTAQALRDANNNPASITSEDGLFKVEMAAIEGLASCFGALERKDEVVFSGQTTVGIGGKKDEWSGESYYDIYSAKKAGGTWSKPHSIEGDVNGLYHEGPATFSKSGDEMYYTRSNYFKKKLKASTKSENNLKIFKAKLVNGKWEGSEEMPFNSDEYSVGHPTLSADGKTLYFTSDMPGGQGGSDIYFSKWDGKWGKPQNMGPEINTPGKESFPYSHDEDSSFYFSSDGNVSLGGLDIFKCKWDGSKWGSPVNIKAPLNSQKDDFAFSMKADNKSGYLSSNRGGEDRIYEWAAIPPVEPVYYTEGTVTDKATGKPLPGAKVLFKNMDDGTEEFVTTDENGKYKYEIKPNKHYDIVASKDLYFVKKDKVFVPKSKLGESITKDLALEPIVIDKPIVIENIYYDLGKWDIRPEAAAELDKLVQFLRDNGKISIELSSHTDCRASDAYNLNLSDKRAKSAVDYLISKGIDGTRLKAKGYGETKLLNKCDDGITCTEEEHQLNRRTEIKVLKITG; encoded by the coding sequence ATGAAAAAAACACTATCCGTAAGTTTAACAAGTTTTGCACTCGCACTTTTGTTGAGCGGATGCACTAGCTATTATTTGAAAAAGGCCAACCGAGAGTACGAATCGTATAATTATGTTACTGCAATTGAAGGATATCGGAAGGTTTTAAAATCAACACAAAGCAATCAGGCAGTAATTAGACTTGCCGATAGTTATCGATTGATAAATAAATCGGATAAAGCAGAGGAAGCCTATGCCGAAGTGGTGAAAATAAAGGACGTTGACCCGGTTAACTTTTATTACTATGCAAAAGCACTAATTAATAATGGAAAGCGCGATGCCGCAAAACCTTGGTTAGACAAATACCTTTCAGCAAAGCCCGACGATAAAACAGCACAAGCTTTACGCGACGCCAACAATAATCCGGCTTCTATAACTTCAGAGGATGGATTGTTTAAAGTTGAAATGGCCGCAATTGAAGGACTTGCTTCTTGTTTCGGAGCTTTAGAGCGAAAAGACGAGGTTGTTTTTTCAGGCCAAACAACAGTTGGTATAGGAGGTAAAAAAGACGAATGGTCAGGCGAATCTTATTACGACATTTATTCGGCAAAAAAGGCCGGAGGTACCTGGAGTAAACCACATAGCATTGAAGGGGATGTGAATGGACTATACCACGAAGGTCCTGCAACCTTTTCGAAAAGTGGAGATGAGATGTATTATACCCGAAGCAATTATTTTAAAAAGAAACTAAAAGCAAGTACCAAGAGTGAAAACAATTTGAAAATTTTTAAAGCAAAATTGGTAAATGGAAAATGGGAAGGAAGCGAAGAGATGCCATTTAACAGCGATGAATATTCGGTAGGTCATCCAACACTTTCGGCGGATGGTAAAACACTTTATTTTACAAGCGATATGCCCGGAGGACAAGGAGGTTCAGACATTTACTTTAGCAAATGGGATGGCAAATGGGGAAAACCACAAAACATGGGTCCTGAAATTAATACTCCCGGCAAAGAATCTTTTCCTTATTCGCACGACGAAGACAGTTCGTTTTATTTCTCATCCGACGGTAATGTAAGTTTAGGAGGCTTGGATATTTTTAAATGCAAATGGGATGGCAGCAAATGGGGAAGTCCGGTGAATATTAAAGCTCCTCTAAATTCACAAAAAGATGATTTCGCATTTTCGATGAAGGCCGATAATAAATCGGGTTACTTATCGAGCAATCGTGGTGGAGAAGACCGTATTTATGAATGGGCTGCAATACCTCCAGTTGAGCCGGTTTATTATACCGAAGGTACCGTTACCGACAAGGCTACGGGTAAACCACTTCCAGGAGCAAAGGTATTGTTTAAGAACATGGACGATGGTACCGAAGAATTTGTAACTACCGATGAAAATGGGAAGTACAAATATGAAATCAAGCCGAATAAACACTATGATATAGTAGCTTCAAAAGACCTTTATTTTGTGAAAAAAGACAAGGTTTTTGTACCCAAATCAAAGTTAGGCGAGAGCATAACCAAGGACCTTGCGCTTGAACCAATTGTAATTGATAAACCAATTGTTATAGAAAATATTTATTACGATTTAGGTAAATGGGATATTCGACCGGAAGCTGCTGCCGAGTTGGACAAGCTGGTTCAATTTCTGCGCGATAACGGTAAAATCAGCATCGAATTAAGTTCACATACCGACTGCCGTGCAAGTGATGCATATAACCTCAATTTGTCTGACAAGCGTGCAAAATCAGCAGTTGATTATTTGATAAGCAAAGGAATTGACGGTACTCGACTCAAAGCAAAAGGATACGGCGAAACGAAATTGCTGAACAAGTGCGATGATGGCATTACCTGCACTGAAGAAGAACACCAACTCAATAGAAGAACCGAGATTAAGGTATTGAAAATTACAGGTTAA
- a CDS encoding PstS family phosphate ABC transporter substrate-binding protein, whose amino-acid sequence MIKKSTSLLLLIGLLLGCSLKDSKNKKAIRLHIKGSDTVYPLTKLLSTSFQQQNPIYSFVVEGGGSTAGIADLLAGKVDVAAASRALKPAEKAKVDSLKLELHTYTIAFDGLAVIVNAQNNLDKITKEQLQAIYQGKITNWKELGGSKEKISVYALDKNNSNDEFFKDKIMGEENYASTINRFSKPSEMLRKVASNKNAIGYYNNLQLTSKVKYLSVSYDSSKSFIAPNAFNFQNGTYPISRAMYYYTTPAKEAEMKLFIDFTHSLLGKRNIVETGFIPVQ is encoded by the coding sequence ATGATTAAAAAATCGACAAGCCTTTTACTACTTATAGGTTTACTTTTAGGCTGTTCGTTAAAGGATAGCAAGAACAAAAAAGCCATTCGCCTTCACATCAAAGGAAGCGATACGGTGTATCCTTTAACCAAATTACTAAGCACTTCATTTCAACAACAAAACCCAATCTATTCATTTGTAGTTGAAGGAGGAGGAAGTACTGCAGGTATCGCCGATTTGCTTGCCGGAAAAGTAGATGTAGCAGCCGCATCTCGCGCACTTAAACCAGCCGAAAAAGCGAAAGTTGATAGCCTAAAGTTAGAACTACATACCTATACAATAGCGTTCGATGGTTTGGCTGTAATTGTGAATGCTCAAAACAACCTCGATAAAATCACCAAAGAACAGCTGCAAGCAATATATCAAGGCAAAATCACAAATTGGAAGGAATTGGGAGGAAGTAAAGAAAAAATTAGCGTTTATGCATTGGATAAAAACAATAGCAATGATGAGTTTTTTAAAGATAAAATAATGGGAGAAGAAAACTATGCAAGCACCATTAACCGTTTTTCAAAACCATCCGAAATGCTACGAAAAGTCGCATCAAATAAGAATGCAATTGGGTACTACAACAATTTGCAATTAACTTCAAAAGTAAAATACCTATCTGTTTCTTACGATAGCAGTAAATCATTTATAGCTCCTAATGCATTTAATTTTCAAAACGGAACTTATCCAATTTCTCGCGCCATGTATTATTATACAACTCCCGCTAAAGAGGCCGAAATGAAACTTTTTATTGATTTTACACACTCTCTACTAGGCAAGCGAAACATCGTTGAAACGGGATTTATTCCTGTGCAATAG
- a CDS encoding deoxyribodipyrimidine photo-lyase, producing MKVELSIFWFRRDLRLHDNAGLYHALKERKPVLPIFIFDTTILNALEDKQDKRVEFIYSTLESIERELNELGCSLKVMYGNVEEVFKRLMEEYLVHSVYCNEDYEPQAIQRDCNIEKLLTQKGGHFFSYKDQVVLAKDEVLKDDHSPYTVFTPYMKKYKSVLNSFFLSSYPVKKYFKNFIPNKFEKWPSLQELGFVKSNVEFVPYKLPEKIISDYHEMRDIPAVYGTSRISVHLRFGTVSIREVMKRAMQLNEKWFNELIWREFYMMILYHFPHVTQQAFKPAYNAIPWRNNEHEFNCWCLGNTGYPIVDAGMRELNQTGFMHNRVRMITASFLTKHLLIDWKWGEAYFAKKLMDFELSSNNGGWQWAASSGCDAAPYFRIFNPSEQTKKFDPKMQYILRWVPDFESFSYPAPIVDHKFARERVLKTYKKALSNVDF from the coding sequence ATGAAAGTAGAGCTAAGTATTTTTTGGTTTAGAAGAGATTTGCGTTTGCACGATAATGCAGGTTTATATCATGCACTAAAGGAAAGAAAGCCAGTACTTCCTATTTTTATTTTTGACACCACTATCTTAAATGCATTAGAGGATAAACAGGATAAGCGGGTAGAGTTTATTTATTCAACTTTGGAAAGTATAGAACGTGAATTAAATGAATTAGGTTGTTCATTAAAGGTAATGTATGGCAACGTAGAAGAAGTTTTTAAGCGTTTAATGGAGGAATATTTAGTTCATTCGGTATACTGCAATGAAGACTACGAACCACAAGCTATTCAACGCGATTGCAACATTGAAAAACTACTAACGCAAAAGGGGGGACATTTTTTTTCGTATAAAGATCAAGTGGTTTTAGCAAAGGACGAGGTATTGAAAGACGATCATAGCCCTTATACTGTTTTCACGCCTTACATGAAAAAATACAAATCAGTTTTGAATAGTTTTTTTTTAAGTTCCTATCCAGTAAAAAAGTACTTCAAAAATTTTATCCCAAACAAGTTTGAGAAATGGCCTAGCCTGCAAGAACTTGGATTTGTAAAGAGCAATGTGGAATTTGTTCCATATAAACTTCCCGAAAAAATAATCTCAGACTACCATGAAATGCGTGACATTCCTGCTGTTTATGGAACAAGTAGAATTAGTGTTCATTTGCGATTTGGGACCGTCAGCATACGCGAAGTGATGAAAAGGGCGATGCAATTAAATGAGAAATGGTTCAACGAATTAATTTGGCGAGAATTTTACATGATGATTTTGTATCATTTTCCACACGTTACTCAGCAAGCATTTAAACCGGCTTACAATGCAATTCCCTGGCGAAATAACGAGCACGAATTTAATTGTTGGTGTTTAGGAAATACCGGTTATCCGATTGTAGATGCAGGAATGCGCGAGCTCAACCAAACTGGTTTTATGCACAATCGAGTGCGCATGATCACCGCTAGTTTCTTAACCAAACACTTGCTAATCGACTGGAAATGGGGCGAAGCCTATTTTGCTAAAAAATTGATGGATTTTGAACTCTCATCAAACAATGGTGGCTGGCAATGGGCTGCTAGTTCGGGATGTGATGCAGCGCCGTATTTCCGTATTTTTAATCCAAGTGAACAAACAAAAAAGTTTGATCCCAAAATGCAGTATATCCTACGCTGGGTTCCTGATTTTGAATCGTTTAGCTATCCTGCTCCCATTGTTGACCATAAATTTGCGCGTGAGCGGGTGTTGAAAACTTACAAGAAAGCGTTAAGTAATGTTGACTTCTAA
- a CDS encoding class I SAM-dependent methyltransferase codes for MKLNELINEAYLPLLEEKNGFHLLCEPEFKSSLYNYLSNWEKIRKKEKNYTPIPPEQYPELPIAPAVKNDFEWKWRKQSLALVEKQIQQKNKPLILDLACWNGWLSNALTEKKHEVLAVDLFADEIDGMACKKFYKNTWHSIQCDTENLHFLKPLFDVIVVNHALQFMPQPIDYCNRLKKLLKPDGLILLAGINFFSQSKRKHEQVESFKKHFKKKYNFSVFFKPCRGYLTLEDKTQLEQNGFRFMRYPDMRLHNLYSRVNPSKPLYCLGIFNASNK; via the coding sequence ATGAAACTAAACGAATTAATTAACGAAGCTTACTTGCCATTGCTGGAAGAAAAAAATGGCTTTCATCTACTTTGCGAACCGGAGTTTAAAAGCTCCCTTTATAACTACCTTTCTAACTGGGAAAAAATTCGAAAAAAAGAAAAAAACTACACTCCAATTCCTCCCGAGCAATATCCTGAACTCCCCATTGCACCTGCTGTAAAAAATGATTTTGAGTGGAAGTGGCGAAAGCAGAGTTTGGCCTTAGTTGAAAAGCAAATACAACAAAAAAACAAGCCGCTGATATTAGATTTAGCCTGCTGGAATGGCTGGCTTAGCAATGCCTTAACCGAAAAAAAACACGAAGTACTGGCCGTTGATTTATTTGCCGATGAAATAGATGGAATGGCTTGCAAAAAATTTTATAAAAACACCTGGCATTCGATTCAATGTGATACCGAAAATTTACATTTTTTGAAACCACTGTTTGATGTGATTGTTGTAAATCATGCACTTCAATTTATGCCTCAGCCAATTGATTATTGCAATCGTTTAAAAAAATTACTGAAACCCGATGGATTAATTTTATTGGCCGGTATTAATTTCTTTTCGCAAAGCAAAAGGAAACATGAACAGGTTGAGAGCTTTAAAAAACACTTTAAAAAAAAGTACAATTTTTCAGTTTTTTTTAAGCCTTGCAGAGGGTACTTAACGCTTGAAGATAAAACTCAGTTGGAGCAAAACGGATTTAGATTTATGCGCTATCCCGATATGCGATTACACAATTTGTATTCAAGGGTAAATCCTTCAAAACCTCTGTATTGCTTAGGAATATTCAATGCGAGCAATAAATAA
- a CDS encoding succinylglutamate desuccinylase/aspartoacylase family protein — protein MTNVSSLEICGKTILPGENAHFNLTSYRLPISDMLDTPVYVFRSIKPGPVVLLQGGMHGNETNGVEIVRQLVSRHGIKNPLKGSIVAIPILNIAGFIAGTRDLPDGRDLNRCFPGSKSGSLGSRIAYSLTKEILSNIDLGIDFHTGGEKINNYPQLRCSFEDAQAKDYAKIFEPPFILNSPYREKSLRREAAKLKKPVLVYEGGESLRFTKLAVEQGVNGTIRLLNHLGICDIEVPKVNHTIILSSTAWIRARKAGLFRTTKKYGSFVEKDEIIGTISDPYGEKEYDLKAPHDGFLIAINNKPVVNEGDALIHIGIE, from the coding sequence ATGACAAACGTTTCCAGCCTTGAAATTTGTGGTAAAACGATACTCCCCGGCGAAAACGCTCACTTTAATTTAACCAGTTACCGATTACCAATTTCGGATATGCTGGATACACCGGTGTATGTATTTCGCTCCATAAAACCAGGTCCTGTAGTATTGTTGCAGGGAGGAATGCATGGCAATGAAACCAATGGGGTTGAAATTGTTCGACAATTGGTAAGCCGTCATGGAATTAAAAACCCACTTAAGGGTTCCATTGTTGCAATTCCAATTTTAAATATTGCCGGCTTCATTGCAGGCACAAGAGATTTGCCGGATGGACGTGATTTGAACCGATGTTTTCCGGGAAGTAAAAGTGGCTCTTTAGGAAGCCGCATCGCTTATAGTTTAACAAAGGAAATTCTATCGAATATTGATTTGGGAATAGACTTTCACACCGGTGGTGAAAAAATAAATAACTATCCACAATTGCGCTGTAGCTTTGAAGATGCTCAGGCAAAGGACTATGCAAAAATTTTTGAACCTCCCTTTATTCTTAACTCTCCCTACCGCGAAAAATCGTTGCGAAGAGAAGCTGCGAAATTAAAAAAACCGGTATTGGTGTATGAGGGAGGTGAATCGTTGCGATTTACAAAACTGGCTGTAGAACAAGGCGTAAATGGAACCATTCGATTGCTGAATCATTTGGGTATTTGTGATATTGAGGTTCCGAAGGTGAATCATACCATCATACTCAGCAGCACAGCATGGATTCGTGCACGCAAAGCAGGATTGTTTCGAACCACTAAAAAATATGGAAGTTTTGTTGAAAAGGATGAAATTATAGGAACAATTTCCGATCCTTACGGTGAAAAGGAATATGACCTTAAAGCACCACACGATGGATTTTTAATTGCCATCAACAACAAACCGGTGGTAAATGAAGGCGATGCATTAATTCATATAGGAATTGAATAA
- the rimK gene encoding 30S ribosomal protein S6--L-glutamate ligase, with amino-acid sequence MKIAVLSRNADLYSTKRIVEAGRLRGHEMLVIDHLKCSLVLEKSKAKVFYKNEEIVGVNAIIPRIGASVTFYGAAVVRQFEMMKVFTSTESQALVRSRDKLRSLQLLARAGVGMPKTAFASTAKSIDLILEEVGGLPVVIKLLEGTQGIGVVLAETYNSAKSMFEAFLDLDANILVQEFVKEANGADLRVFVVDGEVVGAMRRQGKSDEFRSNLHRGGTAELVKLTKEERSTALKCVKKLGLSIAGVDMLQSKRGPLVLEVNSSPGLEGIEHATKADIAGKIIEFVERNVKLHQTERLL; translated from the coding sequence ATGAAAATTGCAGTATTGTCGCGTAATGCAGATTTATATTCAACCAAAAGAATTGTAGAAGCCGGTCGATTGCGCGGTCATGAAATGCTTGTAATTGATCACTTAAAATGCTCCTTGGTGCTAGAAAAAAGTAAAGCCAAGGTGTTTTATAAAAACGAAGAAATAGTGGGCGTAAATGCCATCATTCCCCGTATTGGAGCCTCTGTTACATTTTATGGTGCAGCAGTAGTGCGACAGTTTGAAATGATGAAGGTATTTACTTCAACCGAATCGCAAGCACTGGTTCGCTCGCGTGACAAGTTGCGTAGCTTACAACTACTTGCTCGTGCAGGTGTTGGTATGCCTAAAACAGCCTTTGCTTCGACTGCTAAAAGTATTGATTTAATTTTGGAGGAAGTAGGAGGACTTCCAGTTGTGATTAAGCTATTAGAAGGTACACAAGGTATTGGAGTTGTGCTCGCAGAAACCTACAATTCAGCAAAATCAATGTTTGAAGCTTTTTTGGATTTGGATGCAAATATTTTGGTACAGGAATTTGTGAAAGAAGCCAATGGAGCTGATTTGCGTGTTTTTGTGGTGGATGGGGAGGTGGTAGGAGCCATGCGCAGACAAGGTAAAAGCGATGAGTTTAGAAGTAATTTGCACAGAGGAGGAACAGCTGAATTAGTTAAACTCACAAAGGAGGAAAGAAGCACAGCGTTGAAGTGTGTGAAGAAATTAGGATTGTCGATTGCAGGAGTAGATATGCTTCAATCGAAACGAGGACCTCTTGTACTTGAAGTAAATTCATCGCCAGGACTAGAAGGTATTGAACATGCAACAAAAGCAGATATTGCCGGCAAAATAATTGAATTCGTGGAACGAAATGTGAAACTTCATCAAACAGAAAGACTGCTTTAA